One stretch of Armatimonadota bacterium DNA includes these proteins:
- a CDS encoding EscU/YscU/HrcU family type III secretion system export apparatus switch protein — protein MASQRTEPATPRRRQEARRRGQVARSQDLTQSAALLAAVVVGALVLPSGFSAYAEYTRRVLSAPDPGRLGALVAEGVVAAAWLVGPVVGAALVAGLATGTAQTGGLFSGKLLEPSLDRLNPLRALERLFSLRSVVEGLKALLKVAAVAVAVWGPLREVVSQIPPAISSPAVLAGWMGTTVHAVVLRGALALALLGGLDYLYQRFEYERALRMTKQEVREELRETEGDPLVRSRQRARARELARRRMLRDVARATVVVTNPVHVAVALRYAPREAPAPVVVAKGARKVAERIREEAARHRVPVVTNPPLAWALYRGVPLGRMIPPALYHAVAELLAMLYRSGHLREVPW, from the coding sequence ATGGCAAGCCAACGCACGGAGCCCGCAACCCCCAGGCGCCGGCAGGAGGCCCGGCGCAGGGGGCAGGTGGCCCGCAGTCAGGACCTCACGCAAAGCGCGGCCCTCCTGGCCGCGGTCGTGGTGGGTGCCCTCGTCCTCCCCAGCGGGTTTTCCGCATACGCGGAGTACACCCGGCGCGTGCTGAGCGCCCCGGATCCCGGCCGGCTCGGGGCCCTCGTGGCGGAAGGGGTGGTGGCCGCCGCCTGGCTTGTGGGACCCGTGGTGGGCGCGGCCCTGGTGGCCGGGCTCGCCACGGGCACGGCCCAGACCGGAGGTCTGTTCAGCGGGAAGCTCCTGGAGCCGAGCCTGGACCGCCTCAACCCCCTGCGGGCCCTGGAGCGGCTCTTCTCCCTGCGCTCCGTGGTGGAGGGCTTGAAGGCCCTCCTGAAGGTGGCCGCGGTGGCTGTGGCGGTGTGGGGGCCGTTGCGGGAGGTGGTGTCACAGATTCCTCCCGCCATCTCCTCCCCCGCGGTCCTCGCGGGCTGGATGGGGACAACCGTCCACGCGGTGGTCCTGCGGGGTGCCCTGGCCCTGGCCCTCCTCGGGGGATTGGACTACCTGTACCAGCGGTTCGAGTACGAGCGTGCCCTGCGCATGACCAAGCAGGAGGTGCGGGAGGAGCTCCGGGAGACGGAGGGTGATCCCCTCGTGCGATCCCGGCAGCGGGCTCGGGCTCGGGAGCTCGCCCGGCGGCGGATGCTGCGGGACGTGGCCAGGGCCACGGTGGTGGTCACCAACCCCGTGCACGTGGCCGTGGCCCTCCGGTACGCTCCCCGGGAAGCGCCCGCGCCCGTGGTGGTGGCGAAGGGCGCCCGGAAGGTGGCGGAGCGCATCCGGGAGGAGGCGGCCCGCCATCGGGTTCCCGTGGTCACAAACCCGCCCCTCGCGTGGGCCCTGTACCGCGGGGTTCCTCTCGGCCGCATGATCCCGCCCGCCCTGTACCACGCGGTGGCGGAGCTGCTGGCCATGCTGTACCGCTCGGGCCATCTGCGGGAGGTGCCGTGGTGA
- a CDS encoding HDOD domain-containing protein, translated as MSRIPDRILMAFETLKPFPAHVVEAMQLLDDLNTSAEEVASALGRDPVLAARVLRLANSALYLRARRVATLREAVVLVGFAAVRSLLVSAVAYDAFRPGAPGYGLDRVQLWQHSLAVATVARRLAGSRERDAEAAFVAGLLHDIGKLALSSALQEQYPAVLEAVAGGMDFVEAERAVLGCDHAQVGAEAARRWNLPDPLITAIAYHHRPDEPEDPGLADAVHVADALCLMLGVGVGTDQLLHRCSEGALRRLGLSADEIPLLLVGLADLLAEVASLASVDLA; from the coding sequence GTGAGCCGCATCCCGGACCGGATCCTGATGGCCTTCGAGACGCTGAAGCCGTTTCCCGCCCACGTGGTGGAGGCCATGCAGCTCCTCGATGACCTCAACACCTCCGCGGAGGAGGTGGCCTCGGCGCTCGGAAGGGATCCGGTGCTGGCGGCCCGGGTCCTCCGGCTCGCGAACTCCGCCCTCTACCTCCGGGCCCGGCGCGTGGCGACCCTGCGGGAGGCGGTGGTGCTGGTGGGATTCGCCGCGGTGCGCAGTCTGTTGGTCAGCGCGGTGGCCTACGACGCCTTCCGTCCCGGGGCGCCCGGATACGGCCTGGATCGGGTGCAGCTGTGGCAGCACTCCCTGGCCGTGGCCACCGTCGCGCGCCGGCTCGCGGGCAGCCGGGAACGGGATGCGGAGGCGGCCTTCGTGGCGGGGCTGCTGCACGACATCGGCAAACTGGCCCTCAGCAGCGCCCTCCAGGAGCAGTACCCGGCGGTGCTGGAAGCCGTGGCAGGCGGGATGGACTTCGTGGAGGCGGAACGAGCCGTTCTGGGCTGTGACCACGCGCAGGTGGGCGCGGAGGCCGCCCGGCGGTGGAACCTGCCGGACCCCCTCATCACCGCCATCGCGTACCACCACCGGCCCGACGAGCCCGAGGACCCCGGGCTCGCGGACGCGGTGCACGTGGCGGACGCCCTCTGCCTCATGCTGGGGGTCGGCGTGGGAACGGATCAGCTGCTTCACCGGTGCAGCGAAGGAGCCCTCCGGCGTCTGGGGCTGAGCGCGGACGAGATTCCCCTCCTGCTGGTGGGACTCGCGGACCTGCTCGCGGAGGTGGCAAGCCTCGCCTCCGTGGACCTCGCCTAG
- a CDS encoding flagellar biosynthetic protein FliR, which yields MPEWGFLLPFLLGAARVSGFLLVLPALGGPRVPVPARVGLGLCLAATVPAARMPVPESASVFGALLVKELSVGLFLGWGVALAFATVQVAAQMAEVSLGLGTGHLVDPVHGTESTILAQLWTILATVLYLATDAHHHALRLVGASFSRLPLTAFPPAGPVSGWAVELAAASFLSGVQLAAPFLVASLAVEVGIALAARAAPQVNVFLVSLPLKVGVGLVLVGLFMPYLLGGVEAEFARALRAVAQLLRRGP from the coding sequence ATGCCGGAGTGGGGGTTCCTGTTGCCGTTCCTGCTGGGTGCCGCCCGGGTATCCGGCTTCCTCCTGGTCCTCCCGGCCCTGGGTGGTCCCCGGGTTCCTGTCCCCGCCCGGGTAGGGCTGGGCCTGTGCCTGGCCGCCACCGTCCCCGCGGCGCGGATGCCGGTCCCAGAGAGCGCGTCGGTGTTCGGGGCCCTGCTGGTGAAGGAGCTGAGCGTGGGCCTCTTCCTGGGATGGGGAGTGGCCCTCGCGTTCGCCACGGTGCAGGTGGCGGCCCAGATGGCCGAGGTGAGCCTGGGACTCGGCACGGGACACCTCGTGGATCCGGTGCACGGCACGGAGTCTACGATCCTCGCGCAGCTTTGGACCATCCTCGCCACCGTCCTGTACCTCGCCACGGACGCCCACCACCACGCTCTGCGCCTGGTAGGAGCGAGCTTTTCCCGGTTGCCCCTGACCGCCTTCCCGCCCGCGGGCCCCGTGAGCGGGTGGGCGGTGGAGTTGGCCGCCGCGAGCTTTCTGAGCGGGGTGCAGCTCGCAGCCCCCTTCCTCGTGGCATCCCTCGCGGTGGAGGTAGGAATTGCCCTGGCGGCGAGGGCCGCGCCGCAGGTGAACGTCTTCCTCGTGAGCCTCCCCCTCAAGGTGGGGGTGGGACTGGTGCTGGTGGGGCTGTTTATGCCGTACCTGCTCGGGGGCGTGGAGGCGGAGTTTGCCCGGGCCCTGCGGGCCGTGGCGCAGCTCCTGCGGAGGGGGCCGTGA
- a CDS encoding flagellar biosynthetic protein FliQ: MNLDALIALAQQAATVAALVALPVLTTALLVGVVVSLLQVLTQVQEATLSFVPKMVAVGVVAALLGPWMAQRLLGFTAALLRALPDLVR, translated from the coding sequence ATGAACCTGGACGCCCTGATTGCCCTCGCCCAGCAGGCCGCCACCGTGGCGGCCCTGGTGGCCCTGCCCGTGCTCACCACCGCCCTCCTCGTGGGCGTGGTGGTGAGCCTGCTGCAGGTACTCACTCAGGTGCAGGAGGCCACCCTATCCTTCGTCCCCAAGATGGTGGCAGTCGGCGTGGTGGCGGCCCTCCTGGGGCCATGGATGGCCCAGCGACTCCTGGGGTTCACCGCCGCGCTCCTGCGGGCGCTTCCGGACCTGGTGCGGTGA
- the fliP gene encoding flagellar type III secretion system pore protein FliP (The bacterial flagellar biogenesis protein FliP forms a type III secretion system (T3SS)-type pore required for flagellar assembly.) yields MRRWALAFLGVLVLAAPAFAAPLPVVELRVGTSDSPQQLSSTLQVLLLLTVLATAPALLILMTSFTRIVIVLSLVRSAIGVPTIPPNQVVVGLALFLTLFTMAPTLDRANREGLQPYLRGELGQQAALDRTLRPFREFMLRQTREADLALFLSMGRFPRPRRPDDVPTYVLIPAFVVSELRTAFLLGSLLFIPFLVVDMVVSSVLLSLGMLMLPPVLISLPFKLLLFVFVDGWHLVARALLAGFR; encoded by the coding sequence GTGAGGCGGTGGGCTCTCGCGTTCCTTGGGGTGCTGGTGCTCGCGGCACCCGCCTTCGCCGCGCCGCTCCCCGTGGTGGAGCTGCGGGTGGGGACCTCGGACTCTCCCCAGCAGCTCTCCAGTACCCTGCAGGTCCTCCTGCTGCTGACCGTGCTGGCCACGGCCCCGGCCCTGCTGATCCTCATGACCTCCTTTACCCGCATCGTGATCGTGCTCTCCCTGGTCCGCAGCGCCATCGGGGTGCCCACCATCCCTCCCAACCAGGTGGTGGTGGGACTGGCGCTGTTTTTGACCCTCTTCACCATGGCGCCCACCCTGGACCGTGCGAACCGGGAGGGCCTGCAGCCCTATCTCCGGGGGGAGCTGGGACAGCAGGCGGCCCTGGACCGAACCCTCCGGCCCTTCCGGGAGTTCATGCTGCGGCAGACCCGGGAGGCGGACTTGGCCCTCTTCCTCTCCATGGGACGTTTCCCGCGTCCCCGCCGGCCGGACGACGTGCCCACCTACGTGCTCATCCCCGCCTTCGTGGTGAGCGAGCTCCGTACCGCCTTCCTCCTGGGCTCGTTGCTGTTCATCCCTTTCCTCGTGGTGGACATGGTCGTCAGTAGCGTCCTGCTCTCCCTGGGCATGCTGATGCTGCCGCCCGTCCTGATCTCCCTGCCCTTCAAGCTGCTGCTGTTCGTCTTCGTGGACGGGTGGCACCTGGTGGCCCGGGCCCTCCTGGCAGGCTTCCGATGA
- a CDS encoding flagellar biosynthetic protein FliO codes for MSPLLFAAAPPPAPEVHPASLLLRALAGLVLVVGLVLLTRSLLLRMGPGGSSSTVRLREVARLGPQHALYVVEVEGKRLLLGSQLSVLAELGPAPVEEEETFGEKIRAAARRLRRPGEERR; via the coding sequence GTGAGCCCCCTGCTGTTTGCGGCTGCCCCGCCCCCTGCCCCGGAGGTCCACCCGGCTTCCCTGCTCCTCCGGGCCCTGGCCGGTCTCGTGCTGGTGGTGGGGCTCGTCCTCCTCACCCGCTCCCTCCTGCTGCGGATGGGGCCCGGTGGGAGTTCCTCCACGGTGCGGCTGCGGGAGGTGGCCCGGCTGGGTCCTCAGCACGCGCTGTACGTGGTGGAGGTGGAGGGGAAAAGGCTGCTGCTCGGAAGCCAGCTCTCCGTGCTCGCGGAGCTGGGCCCCGCACCTGTGGAAGAGGAGGAGACCTTCGGGGAGAAGATCCGGGCCGCGGCCCGGCGCCTGAGACGGCCGGGGGAGGAGCGACGGTGA
- the fliN gene encoding flagellar motor switch protein FliN — protein sequence MAEPYPVDPLDLLAELSNIGMGSAATTLSQLVRRRVHITAPKAELLRWSEVDRSSLVGHVGVGVHTSGAVTSHSYLLLRDEDVRVLVDLMMGGDGSAARPLDRELLLSGIGEAMNQMMGSASTALAEFLGSPVTISPPKVAVLETEEAVERLLQPSDEVVRVTFHLKVEGLPETTFYQIYEASVLPQLVERSTQAARRVAGSPPPPPQPSLASPAPTVRPVEFEPLEPRRASSPDRNLDLLLDVPLQVTVELGRTRMRIRDVLSLGIGAVIELERAAGEPVDLYVNDRLFARGEVVVIEENFGVRVTEILSPEQRLRTLGRGAEDRT from the coding sequence ATGGCTGAGCCGTACCCGGTGGACCCCCTGGATTTGCTTGCGGAGCTCTCCAACATCGGCATGGGCTCCGCGGCCACCACCCTCTCGCAACTGGTGCGGCGGCGGGTGCACATCACCGCACCGAAGGCGGAGCTCCTCCGGTGGTCCGAGGTGGACCGGAGTTCTCTCGTGGGGCACGTGGGGGTCGGCGTGCACACGTCCGGAGCCGTCACGAGTCACAGCTACCTCCTCCTGCGGGACGAGGACGTCCGGGTGCTCGTGGACCTCATGATGGGCGGGGACGGTTCCGCAGCCCGGCCCCTGGATCGGGAGCTCCTGCTCAGCGGAATCGGGGAGGCCATGAACCAGATGATGGGCTCCGCGAGCACCGCCCTCGCGGAGTTCCTGGGTTCTCCCGTCACCATCTCACCTCCCAAGGTGGCGGTGCTGGAGACCGAGGAGGCGGTGGAGCGGCTTCTCCAACCGAGCGATGAGGTGGTCCGGGTGACCTTCCACCTCAAGGTGGAAGGGCTGCCGGAGACCACCTTCTACCAGATCTACGAGGCCTCCGTGCTCCCGCAGCTGGTGGAGCGGAGCACCCAGGCGGCTCGACGGGTGGCAGGTTCTCCGCCCCCTCCCCCTCAACCCTCCCTCGCATCGCCCGCGCCCACGGTGCGGCCCGTGGAGTTCGAGCCCCTGGAACCACGACGTGCCAGCAGCCCCGACCGAAACCTGGACCTGCTGCTGGATGTGCCCCTGCAGGTCACCGTGGAGCTGGGCCGCACCCGGATGCGGATCCGGGACGTGCTCTCCCTGGGGATCGGGGCCGTGATCGAGCTCGAGCGGGCCGCGGGAGAGCCCGTGGACCTGTACGTGAACGACCGGCTGTTCGCCCGGGGCGAGGTGGTGGTCATCGAGGAGAACTTCGGGGTCCGGGTCACGGAGATCCTGAGCCCCGAGCAGCGCCTGCGCACCCTGGGCCGCGGCGCGGAGGACCGCACGTGA
- the fliM gene encoding flagellar motor switch protein FliM, with amino-acid sequence MTDELLSQAEIDQLISALRSGQVTPESTPPPEERRVRPYDFRRPDRFSKDQLRTVSILHGAFARMAGMALSVHLRSPIAVSVRSVEQLSYEEFVRSIPSPTVIVLFRLEPLEGRALLEFSNSLALAMVDRLLGGPGRADQPLRPLTELERGLVERLMQRLLPLLHDAWQSVADVRPVLVGMETNPQFAHIAGPTDVVLLVYFQVDTPQHSYRMNLCLPYLLLQPILSLLSATTLFRAPSRTVQTELLQRAVEDTHVPVQVELGRAWVPLGDLMSLGPNDVIRLDRRAHEALQVLVEGVPVFSGRPGRVGRRLAVQILGQEANARHG; translated from the coding sequence ATGACGGATGAGCTCCTCTCGCAGGCGGAGATCGACCAGCTCATCTCGGCCCTTCGATCGGGCCAGGTGACCCCGGAATCCACGCCTCCCCCTGAGGAGCGCCGGGTCCGGCCGTACGACTTCCGCCGTCCGGATCGGTTCTCCAAGGACCAGCTGCGCACGGTCTCCATCCTCCACGGCGCCTTCGCGCGGATGGCGGGCATGGCCCTCTCCGTGCACCTCCGGAGCCCCATCGCGGTCAGCGTGCGATCCGTGGAGCAGCTCAGCTACGAGGAGTTCGTCCGCTCCATCCCCTCTCCCACGGTCATCGTGCTGTTCCGGCTGGAACCCTTGGAAGGGCGGGCCCTCCTGGAGTTCAGCAACAGCCTGGCCCTGGCCATGGTGGATCGGTTGCTGGGTGGACCCGGTCGAGCGGATCAACCTCTGCGTCCCCTTACGGAGCTGGAGCGGGGCCTGGTGGAGCGTCTGATGCAGCGGCTGCTCCCGCTGTTGCACGACGCCTGGCAGTCCGTGGCGGATGTGCGGCCGGTCCTGGTGGGGATGGAGACAAACCCTCAGTTCGCCCACATCGCGGGACCCACGGACGTGGTGCTGCTCGTGTACTTCCAGGTGGACACCCCGCAACACTCCTACCGGATGAACCTCTGTCTCCCGTACCTGTTGCTGCAGCCGATCCTGAGCCTACTGAGCGCCACCACCCTGTTCCGGGCGCCTTCCCGCACCGTGCAGACCGAGCTGCTCCAGCGGGCGGTGGAGGACACCCACGTCCCCGTGCAGGTGGAGCTGGGCCGGGCCTGGGTCCCCCTGGGAGACCTCATGAGCCTGGGGCCCAACGACGTGATCCGTCTGGATCGCCGGGCCCACGAGGCCCTCCAGGTGCTGGTGGAGGGAGTCCCGGTGTTCTCCGGTCGGCCGGGCCGGGTGGGGCGCCGGCTCGCGGTGCAGATCCTGGGTCAGGAGGCGAACGCCCGCCATGGCTGA
- a CDS encoding flagellar basal body-associated FliL family protein: MRSERGAAKLGLVMGVVVLLAGALAAGALLARPRGETKPRLNHATVPLGGFVVNLDPGDGFRYLKVTLALEVETPLGGEALKEAAAEARYRWSDVVVRTLTGQRYSSLRTPEGRERIGRELVRRLNEEAKDSRFHVKAVYFSEFVAQ, encoded by the coding sequence ATGCGGTCCGAGCGCGGTGCGGCGAAACTGGGTCTCGTGATGGGCGTGGTGGTGCTCCTGGCGGGTGCCCTGGCCGCGGGGGCCCTGCTTGCGCGCCCTCGCGGGGAGACCAAGCCTCGACTGAACCACGCCACGGTCCCCCTGGGGGGATTCGTGGTGAACCTGGATCCCGGGGACGGCTTCCGTTACCTCAAGGTGACCCTCGCCCTCGAGGTGGAGACCCCGCTCGGCGGGGAAGCCCTCAAGGAGGCTGCGGCGGAGGCGCGGTACCGGTGGTCGGACGTGGTGGTCCGGACCCTCACTGGGCAGCGGTACTCCTCCCTCCGCACCCCGGAGGGCCGGGAGCGGATCGGGCGGGAACTCGTGCGCCGGCTCAACGAGGAGGCCAAGGACAGTCGGTTCCACGTGAAGGCCGTGTACTTCTCGGAGTTCGTGGCCCAATGA